The Triticum aestivum cultivar Chinese Spring chromosome 4B, IWGSC CS RefSeq v2.1, whole genome shotgun sequence sequence TACAAGGAGACAGTAAAAAAGAAGGAACCACCATTTGCCATAAATTCGAGACAAACCTGCAAGGTGATAGCCTTCTGCCCAGGGATCCAAAAAAGAGCAGACCGGCAGGCAAGATGCATGTATCCTTGATAACTTTATACGTGCTTCGTGGCTGGAAATCATGCTAATCTGTTGTCGTTGAAAGATAAAAATAAGTTTTTGCAAATTTAGTGGCGACATCAATTCATTTGACAAAGAACATGTTCCCCACCACATCAGGTGTCTTACCAGAAACATTTATGTCCATGGCTCGAGCACCGTCAAAAAAATAGTTCATTCTGCAAAGCATTGTAAAGAAATTACAAGAATGGCATGGTTAAATTTGGAAAGAAAGAAATCCATCCAGAATCCAACTGAAAAATTGGTGGAAAGAATATGTCGGTTCATCAAACAAAAAAGATAATCCATGAGTTAGCAGTACAAATTCTGAAGGTCTTTTACAAATAGCTAACCATTTGGTATTAGTTTGCATTAATATATTTCAATTATTCTCCCCAGGCATGAAAGAAAACCAGACTGCTAACATATACATGAGATGGGACAATACTGAAGTATTGACTATGCAGTGATCGATCACCTGATTGAGATGGTTGTAAGCCATGAAAAAGTAAGATATCCAACAGTTCtgcaaatttcttttcttttacgGGTTTGGGGTGGGGTCATGTTCCTTTGTGCAGAGCACACATTTTTATGGCCAAATTGAAATAGTTCTAAGATCTCACAATCGACACAACCAACAGTTCCAGCTTCCTTTGTCACAAAAATTAAGGTAGGTACTTATTATGGCTTTTTCAGATATTGGTCAACCTCCTTAACCACAACATGCAAACAAAACAAGGTTTGTATGTGTCATTTTGACCAAAATAATCATATTTGACAAACATTCTTCAGTTTACACAATCTTACAGAAGCTGGGCCAGAATCATAGCAATTTCTACTTCAATGTTGCTATTACTCAAATGACCATATGTTTCACGTCAGACAAGATACTAGACAGCAATGATCAGTAAAAGATCCAGTATATATTATAGGCAAGTGTTCGCTGCTGAAAAAAGCACTTAACAAATATTCACCTGAAAGACAAAGTGACGGTTATATTCTGCTCTGGCTGAGGCTGGCGGAGTGACGGTTCCAGATATGTTACTTCCATCCATGTGCTCTGCTATTTTCTCCAAATTGGAGGAAGGAGATGTGGCATATATGTTCATGTAGCATTATGTTGACCTGCGATTCTGCAAGGGACATGGCATAAGCAAATGTAAGCATAAATTTCTCACAGAAGTGACAAGTATTAATAATTGCTACATTAACTTTCTGATACAGGAACAGTCAATGAATAGAGCAAGAAAAGAGATGTATTAGTTCAATATAAAGAACCTCATCTTCTTTTCAGGTGCAAACATACTACCTAGTGACACAATTGTCATCATTCAGAATTTGGACAGTGAAATAAGCAACTGAGGTACCTTCTCAGTAATTATCTCCTCGAGCAACTTCCCCTGTTTCAGAACCTTACGACAAGATTAAACAAAACATGTTACCAGGAAGTTACCAATACAAGCTAGCAAGAGAAGTATTTTGTTTTTCACTCTAGTAACAGAATGGGAATACATGGTAAGAAACTAAAGAAGCTCATAGATGGCATAAATAAATTACTTCACTTCCTCCAGGGATTCGACCTTTTTCCTGCAACACAATAATTGCTGCAGACATGCAACAATGTTCAGTTCATGGCCAACCAAAATATACAGACAAAGTGAAGAAACAAACCCAACCTTTCCAAATTAGTTAGCAACAATAAACCATATGGTTAAATGTTAATGTGATCTTTCTCCAAAATAAACATCCTCCACATCAACTCAatgtttaaacacaaataagtcacAGTTCCTAGATATAAGCATTAAACGATAGCATATGTACTACAGCGATTAGGCTACATGTTCGCCATAGCCGACTTGACGGAATTCAAGATTCTAAAGTAGTCGTAGAACAAAGATGAGTGCTCGCCCTCCAAGCCATCACGATGGTGTCGGTTGCTTCCGGCAAGATTGTTACATGGGCTGCCCCCAATCACCAAGTCGAAGCCGCCAAATCGTCTAACATATGTTGCAATTTCATCATCCTTGAGGGATTTCACATCAGCTATCTCAATCAATGTGCCCGTCTGGGTCTGATCCCACCAACTCCTCAAAATCTGCCTATTAGCTTCGCCTATCTCAACGGAAACTACTACCCTCATGTGGATCCCAAGCTTGTGCAAGGCAACCTCTCCTCCTCCAATACCGGTGAATAAGGACAGCACCCTCACACCATTGGGAAACATGCCCCTCAGCACTGACAAGTGGTAAGCGACAGTATCGACTTGGAATGAGTTGCCGAGAGACTTGTATCTCTGTGTCTTGCCGACTCCTCTTTTGTGGTCCTTTGGGAAACCAAGAAGATACTCCATCTCATGAGGTTCCAATGGAGCAGCTTTGTCTTTGCCAACCCAGACAAGGTTCCATTTTGAGCACTCATGCCTGACATATTTCTGTACACTTTGAGGTGGTGGATTGCCTGAGCTTGAAAGTTTCTGCTGGATCCGTTCTGTCACCGTTGCAGGGGCCATACATGTTTGCAAGCAATTGAGGTGCGTTCTCTGGTCCCAGGATGGCCACCACTTCTTGTAATGAGGGAATGCCTCAAAAATTGTCTTTGGAGGCAGAGGGAGAAGCGGTGACCTGTTCTCGGTTGGCAAATTGTGGATATATCCCCTTTTCCTGGCAGCTGCACACAGATGAAGAGAATCCACAAACTCAGGCTGGATGTCAAACAGAAATCTTGTAATTTTTGCCCATACACCTTTTGGAGCTCTGGCCACATTTTCATAGTAGAAATAAGGTGGTCCGGTAGCTAGTTCAGGAAGCACTCGGGTCATTGATGGTCCCCTATAACCAGGAAGGTTAAACCCAACCATTGGTTTTGGGAGAGGCATTGATTCCTCATCGCTGCCATCCAAGGAAGGTCGTTTGCCTTGTGCTCCACCTCCATATCGCTTCCTCTTTTTCTTGCTCTCTTCAATCAATCTTGCCCTCTTTCTCCCTCCAAAGGAATCGAAGCATCTAGCTGTAACCTGCCAATGTACACAGATTCCAGtgtccttcatcaaattaaaaGAGCGAAACCATTTTCCTGTTCGAATGTGCATCAAACCACAAGATACCTGATGGTCAGATAAGTTTCTAGAGTGACAAACTTCTGTAACCTGTGATGCACTAATCGAGTCGACCAATACAGAGAGATCAGCATCCACACCTAGGAAAAATTCAAACAGAAGTACATAGCATAAGGTGGTGCCTTTTCCATGAAGAAAGAATGACGGTCAAACAGAGGCATACCGCATATCGTAATGGCCAtgtttgcttcatcttcagaaaaGCCCATGTCTCGCAATGAGTTGATCTTCTCGTCCTTGTCTGACATCTCTCGTAGAAACTCCTGCACAGAGGTACGACAAAAGCCGAGATTAGATGTCAGCTCTAACAGGTAGATGTTGCTTTCCTGAGGTTGGTCTTGGAGGGCAGTTTGATGCAACTAATTAATGTGGTAAGTGATGTTCTTTTCCAGCATTATGATCATTTTCAAATAATTTGCTTGTAGCAAAATAAATCCACAAATCGTAAGACTTGTTACTGATTTTCAAATGCATACGAACTGAAGAGAAAACAAGTGGTGTCTAACAGAAATTAATTCTCTGATTCATGAAATTCACAAAGAAGCAGGACAATAATACACTCAGTTTTCTACTGTTTTTCCAGTTTGTTTGATTACTCTGCGGGAGATATTGTCTAACGTTATTCAACTCACTCCTTATATTACGCTCTTATAGGAAAAAAGAACTTTAACATGGTGAA is a genomic window containing:
- the LOC123094032 gene encoding DNA (cytosine-5)-methyltransferase DRM2 isoform X2 — translated: MSQDWTSGSDDSDKFDWDSDGEAEPSSAPATRNFDAPGPSTLSSNGWINGEAPPTSLIEGYVAMGFPKEMVVRSIKEIGHSDAEALLELLLTYKALGDDDDAVGNHSTSGCNPPIVEDNDDLDFENWNDDDDTGGRVSSSDDSGYEEFLREMSDKDEKINSLRDMGFSEDEANMAITICGVDADLSVLVDSISASQVTEVCHSRNLSDHQVTARCFDSFGGRKRARLIEESKKKRKRYGGGAQGKRPSLDGSDEESMPLPKPMVGFNLPGYRGPSMTRVLPELATGPPYFYYENVARAPKGVWAKITRFLFDIQPEFVDSLHLCAAARKRGYIHNLPTENRSPLLPLPPKTIFEAFPHYKKWWPSWDQRTHLNCLQTCMAPATVTERIQQKLSSSGNPPPQSVQKYVRHECSKWNLVWVGKDKAAPLEPHEMEYLLGFPKDHKRGVGKTQRYKSLGNSFQVDTVAYHLSVLRGMFPNGVRVLSLFTGIGGGEVALHKLGIHMRVVVSVEIGEANRQILRSWWDQTQTGTLIEIADVKSLKDDEIATYVRRFGGFDLVIGGSPCNNLAGSNRHHRDGLEGEHSSLFYDYFRILNSVKSAMANM
- the LOC123094032 gene encoding DNA (cytosine-5)-methyltransferase DRM2 isoform X1; this encodes MADWTSGSDDSDKFDWDSDGEAEPSSAPATRNFDAPGPSTLSSNGWINGEAPPTSLIEGYVAMGFPKEMVVRSIKEIGHSDAEALLELLLTYKALGDDDDAVGNHSTSGCNPPIVEDNDDLDFENWNDDDDTGGRVSSSDDSGYEEFLREMSDKDEKINSLRDMGFSEDEANMAITICGVDADLSVLVDSISASQVTEVCHSRNLSDHQVTARCFDSFGGRKRARLIEESKKKRKRYGGGAQGKRPSLDGSDEESMPLPKPMVGFNLPGYRGPSMTRVLPELATGPPYFYYENVARAPKGVWAKITRFLFDIQPEFVDSLHLCAAARKRGYIHNLPTENRSPLLPLPPKTIFEAFPHYKKWWPSWDQRTHLNCLQTCMAPATVTERIQQKLSSSGNPPPQSVQKYVRHECSKWNLVWVGKDKAAPLEPHEMEYLLGFPKDHKRGVGKTQRYKSLGNSFQVDTVAYHLSVLRGMFPNGVRVLSLFTGIGGGEVALHKLGIHMRVVVSVEIGEANRQILRSWWDQTQTGTLIEIADVKSLKDDEIATYVRRFGGFDLVIGGSPCNNLAGSNRHHRDGLEGEHSSLFYDYFRILNSVKSAMANM